The Kribbella amoyensis genomic sequence CGCCTGCAGGCTTTCCAGCAGGGCGGCGAGCAGCTCGGGTCGCCGGAAGGTGATCACGGCGATGGCGACGGTGGTGCTCATGGCGTCCGAGACTAGCGGCCCGGGCCGGACCGAGGCCAAACCCGGCGCTGTACCTCTGAGTACACTCGATCGGGTGGAGACGGCGGAACGGTTGATCCGGAGTACCCAGCGGCTGCTCTGGGAACGCGGCTACGTGGGCACCAGCCCGAAGGCGATCCAGCGCGACGCCGACGCCGGCCAGGGCAGCATGTACCACCACTTCAGCGGCAAGGCCGAGCTGGCGAGGACCGCGATCGAGCGCTCCGGTACCGAACTGCGCGCCGCCGCCGAGGAGCAGTTCGCCGGACCCGGGACCGCGACCGAGCGGATCACCCTCTACCTCGCACGCGACCGCGACGTCCTTCGCGGCTGCCGGATCGGCCGCCTCACCGCCGACCCGGACGTGCTCGCCGACCCGGTACTCCGCGCGCCGGTCGCCGACACCTTCGCCTGGCTGCGGACCCGGCTCGCCGAGATAATTGCCGAGGGCAAACGAAACGGGGAGTACCCGGACCGGCTCGACCCGGACCGGACCGCGGCCACCGTCGCCGCGGTCCTGCAAGGTGGGTACGTGCTGGCCCGGGCGGCCGGTGACGACGCGCCGTTCGAGCTGGCCGTGCAAGGACTGGTCGACCTACTCCGAGGAGTCACGTGATGAGAATCGGTGCCGTCTTCCCGCAACTCGAGATCGGCAGTGACCCGGCGGCGATCCGCGGCTGGGTCGAGACCGTGGAGGGCGCCGGGTACACCCACGCGCTCGCGTACGACCACGTGCTCGGCGCCGATCCCGCGAACCGGCCCCGCTGGCAGGGGTACACCGACAAGTCCTTGTTCCACGAGGTCTTCGTGCTCTTCGGGTACCTGGCCGCCATCACCCACCACCTCGAACTCGTCACCGGCGTCCTCGTCCTCCCGCAGCGCGAGACCGCGTTGGTCGCGAAACAGGCCGCCGAGGTGGACGTACTCAGCCGCGGCCGGCTCCGGCTCGGGGTCGGTATCGGCTGGAACCACGTCGAGTACCAGGCGCTCGGCGTCCCGTTCGAGCGGCGCGGAGCCAGGCTGACCGAGCAGGTGGACGTGTTGCGCAAGCTCTGGGCCGACCCGGTGATCAGCTACCAGGGCCGCTTCCACGAGATCGAGGAGGCCGGGCTGAACCCGATGCCGGGCCGGCAGATCCCGATCTGGTTCGGCGGTGGCGCCGACGCGGTGCTGCGCCGGACCGGCCGGATCGGCGACGGCTGGATGCCGCAGGTGCCGCCCGACGAGAAGGCGAAGGCGAGCGTCGACCGCCTGCGCGCGTACGCCGTGGAGGCCGGCCGTGATCCCGCCGACGTCGGCATCGAACCGCGGCTCACCCTGGCCCAGGTCCCGGAGAAGGACTGGCCCGGGTACGTCGACGCCTGGCGCGAACTGGGTGCGACCCACTTCTGCGTCAACACGATGGGCCTCGGACTCAGGTCCCCCGACGACCACGCTGCCGTGCTCCGTGATGTCCTGCCCTTGGTGACGAACTGAAGCATCCGACGACCGGAGGGGTGAACCGATGCGCGCGGTGGACGGCGACGGGACCGAGCGGCGGGGACTGTGGCCGCAGTACCCGATCCGGACGGAGCGGCTCGATCTGCGGCCGCATCGACGCGACGACCTGGACGACCTGTTCGCGTTCCACTCCCGGCCGGAGGTGGTCCGGTACACGCCCTGGCCGGTGCGCGATCGGGAGGAGACCCGGATCGCGCTGGAGGCGAAGCTGGCCCGGGACGCGCTGACCGAGCCTGGGCAGTGGCTCGTCCTGGCGATCGAGCTGCGCGAGACCAGGACGGTGATCGGCGAGGTACTGCTCAAGTGGGTGAGCGACATCGACCGGCAGGGCGAGATCGGGTTCGCGCTGCACACCGACTACCACGGGCGCGGAATCGCGGCCGAGGCGGCGCGGGCGGTCCTGCGGCTGGGCTTCGAGGACCTCGGGCTGCACCGGATCTGCGGGATCTGCGTCGACGCGAACGCAGCCTCCGCCGGCCTGCTGCAACGGCTAGGAATGACGCTGGAGGGCCGCTTCGTCGACAATGCCTTCTTCAAAGGCGAATGGATCACCGAACTCCTCTTCGCGATCCGCGAGGACGACTGGCGAGCTCAGTCCCAGGCCTGAAGCAGGTCGCCCCAGCCGATGACCGTGATGCCTTCTTCCTCGACGATCTCGCGGGCCTCGGCCGAGACGAGGAAGTCGTAGTCGGACTGCCGTACCCCGGTGCCGCCGTCGTCGGGGTGGTCGAACGCGGGGTGGACGGCCCACTCGGTGAGGCCCGGTTCGAGCTCGCGGAGGCGTCGAGCGAGGTGCTGCGGTTTGTCGTCGAGGGGGACGGCGAAGCTGTCCAGGAAGTCGTGGTCGACGGTGGGGCGACCGCGGCCGGCCAGTTTGCGGCGGGAGTCGGGGAGCCAGGCGCGGACCGCGAGGCCGTACTCGTCGGCGAGTTCGACGGTGAGGTCGAAGAGGGCCGGGCGACCGCCGTCGGCGAGGCAGTGCCAGTCGACGTGCGTCGGTCGGAGACCGGCGGCGAGGACGAGCTCGATCTGGGCCCGGAACTCCGCTTCGACGTCATCGATCGTGGCCTGGGCGAGAAGTTGCTGTTTGTCGTCCGGGGTGAAAAGTTGTCCGCCGGCGTCGAGCAGCGAGCGGCCGTCGGTGAGTGGATTCCACCGCTGGTCGGGGAAATCGGCGACCAGTGTGAGATGGATGCCAAAAGCAACGTCAGGTCGATCGGCGAGGATCCGCAGGGCATCCGGTGCACCAGGGCTCGGGGTCATCACACTGCAGGAGGCGACGAGTCCGTTGTCAAAGGCATCTACTACGGCAGGATTCGCCTGCGGGTAGATCCCGAAGTCGTCCGCGTTCACTAGCAACGTCCGCGGAGTGGTCGATGG encodes the following:
- a CDS encoding TetR/AcrR family transcriptional regulator — protein: METAERLIRSTQRLLWERGYVGTSPKAIQRDADAGQGSMYHHFSGKAELARTAIERSGTELRAAAEEQFAGPGTATERITLYLARDRDVLRGCRIGRLTADPDVLADPVLRAPVADTFAWLRTRLAEIIAEGKRNGEYPDRLDPDRTAATVAAVLQGGYVLARAAGDDAPFELAVQGLVDLLRGVT
- a CDS encoding LLM class F420-dependent oxidoreductase yields the protein MRIGAVFPQLEIGSDPAAIRGWVETVEGAGYTHALAYDHVLGADPANRPRWQGYTDKSLFHEVFVLFGYLAAITHHLELVTGVLVLPQRETALVAKQAAEVDVLSRGRLRLGVGIGWNHVEYQALGVPFERRGARLTEQVDVLRKLWADPVISYQGRFHEIEEAGLNPMPGRQIPIWFGGGADAVLRRTGRIGDGWMPQVPPDEKAKASVDRLRAYAVEAGRDPADVGIEPRLTLAQVPEKDWPGYVDAWRELGATHFCVNTMGLGLRSPDDHAAVLRDVLPLVTN
- a CDS encoding GNAT family N-acetyltransferase; the encoded protein is MRAVDGDGTERRGLWPQYPIRTERLDLRPHRRDDLDDLFAFHSRPEVVRYTPWPVRDREETRIALEAKLARDALTEPGQWLVLAIELRETRTVIGEVLLKWVSDIDRQGEIGFALHTDYHGRGIAAEAARAVLRLGFEDLGLHRICGICVDANAASAGLLQRLGMTLEGRFVDNAFFKGEWITELLFAIREDDWRAQSQA
- a CDS encoding carbohydrate deacetylase, which produces MPPAATTPPSTTPRTLLVNADDFGIYPQANPAVVDAFDNGLVASCSVMTPSPGAPDALRILADRPDVAFGIHLTLVADFPDQRWNPLTDGRSLLDAGGQLFTPDDKQQLLAQATIDDVEAEFRAQIELVLAAGLRPTHVDWHCLADGGRPALFDLTVELADEYGLAVRAWLPDSRRKLAGRGRPTVDHDFLDSFAVPLDDKPQHLARRLRELEPGLTEWAVHPAFDHPDDGGTGVRQSDYDFLVSAEAREIVEEEGITVIGWGDLLQAWD